In one window of Thalassococcus arenae DNA:
- a CDS encoding substrate-binding domain-containing protein, producing the protein MKSVKMTASVLAIAAMTATAAAARDNVQVAGSSTVLPYASIVAEAFGENFDFPTPVVESGGSSAGLKRFCEGVGENTIDIANASRAIREKEIEACAANGVTDIIEVRIGYDGIVFASQIDGPAYDAFTPSDIFNALAPKVMVDGALVDNPYSKWNEFNADLPDAEIMAFIPGTKHGTREVFEEKVIAAGCEATGAMEAMIAAGMSEDDAEDACLAVRTDGRSVDIDGDYTETLARIDATPNGIGVFGLAFYENNTDKLKVATMSGVAPSTETIASGEYPVSRPLFFYIKKAHIGVIPGLKEFAEFFVADEIAGPDGPLAAYGLVSDPELAKTQATVADEAVMGSNM; encoded by the coding sequence ATGAAATCCGTCAAAATGACCGCCTCGGTTCTGGCAATCGCCGCCATGACCGCTACCGCTGCAGCCGCGCGCGACAACGTGCAGGTTGCCGGGTCCTCGACCGTGCTGCCCTATGCCTCGATCGTCGCCGAAGCCTTTGGCGAGAACTTCGACTTTCCGACGCCGGTGGTGGAATCGGGCGGCTCGTCCGCTGGCCTCAAGCGTTTCTGCGAAGGCGTGGGTGAGAACACCATCGACATCGCCAACGCGTCGCGGGCGATCCGCGAGAAAGAGATCGAAGCCTGTGCCGCGAACGGCGTGACCGATATCATCGAGGTCCGCATCGGGTATGACGGCATCGTCTTCGCCAGCCAGATCGACGGCCCGGCTTATGACGCCTTTACCCCGTCCGACATCTTCAACGCGCTTGCGCCCAAGGTGATGGTCGATGGCGCGCTGGTCGACAATCCCTACAGCAAGTGGAACGAGTTCAACGCCGATCTGCCCGACGCCGAGATCATGGCCTTTATCCCCGGCACCAAGCACGGCACCCGCGAAGTGTTCGAGGAAAAGGTGATCGCCGCAGGCTGCGAGGCGACCGGTGCGATGGAGGCGATGATCGCCGCCGGCATGTCCGAGGACGACGCCGAGGACGCCTGCCTGGCTGTGCGCACCGATGGCCGGTCGGTCGACATCGACGGTGACTATACCGAAACCCTGGCCCGCATCGACGCCACCCCGAACGGTATCGGCGTCTTCGGTCTGGCTTTCTACGAGAACAACACCGACAAGCTGAAGGTCGCCACCATGTCGGGCGTCGCGCCGTCGACCGAAACCATCGCCAGCGGCGAATACCCGGTGTCGCGTCCGCTGTTCTTCTACATCAAGAAGGCGCATATCGGGGTGATCCCGGGCCTCAAGGAATTCGCGGAATTCTTCGTCGCCGACGAGATCGCCGGCCCCGATGGCCCGCTGGCAGCCTACGGCCTGGTGTCCGACCCGGAACTGGCCAAGACCCAGGCCACGGTCGCCGACGAAGCGGTCATGGGTTCGAACATGTAA
- the gmk gene encoding guanylate kinase has protein sequence MAQRRGLLIILSSPSGAGKSTLARRLRDWDPTIRFSVSATTRPPRPGEQDGKDYHFVGEPEFRRQVADGAMLEHAHVFGHFYGSPLAPVKQATESGCDVLFDIDWQGAQQIRNSALKDNVLSIFLLPPSIPELRARLEGRGQDGSAVIDKRMQKSWDEISHWDAYDYVLINDDLDVTEARLKTIVQAERLRRDRQPGLVAHVRKLQSEFEDQT, from the coding sequence ATGGCACAGCGGCGCGGATTGCTGATCATCCTGTCCTCGCCCTCGGGCGCGGGGAAATCGACGCTGGCGCGGCGGCTGCGCGACTGGGATCCGACGATCCGGTTTTCTGTCTCGGCCACGACGCGTCCGCCCCGGCCCGGGGAACAGGACGGCAAGGACTATCACTTTGTCGGAGAGCCGGAGTTCCGCCGGCAGGTCGCCGACGGCGCGATGCTGGAGCACGCCCACGTGTTCGGCCATTTCTACGGCTCGCCCCTGGCGCCGGTGAAACAGGCCACCGAGTCGGGCTGCGACGTGCTGTTCGACATCGACTGGCAGGGCGCGCAGCAGATCCGCAACTCGGCGCTCAAGGACAACGTGCTGTCGATCTTCCTTCTGCCGCCATCGATCCCGGAATTGCGCGCGCGTCTCGAAGGGCGCGGTCAGGACGGATCGGCGGTGATCGACAAGCGGATGCAGAAAAGCTGGGACGAAATCAGCCATTGGGACGCCTATGACTACGTCCTGATCAACGACGACCTTGACGTGACCGAAGCCCGGCTGAAAACCATCGTTCAGGCCGAGCGCCTGCGCCGCGATCGCCAGCCCGGTCTGGTGGCGCATGTCCGCAAACTGCAAAGCGAATTCGAGGATCAGACATGA
- a CDS encoding YicC/YloC family endoribonuclease: MTMRQSMTGFASVQGEGLGQRWTWELRGVNGKGLDLRLRLPDGIDGLEAAVRKATSDRLQRGNIQVSLRMQTAEDEGAARLDPVQMVAVLDALAEIEAAAMARGLSLAPSTASQIAGLRGVLRSDPPQADPDALSAALMADYIAALDAFVAMRTREGAALSVILSGQIDEIAGLTDAAEAELAARRDDQQARLTAQLSRVLDQGSDMDEGRIAQELALIAVKSDVTEEIDRLRAHVDAARALLTDRGAVGRKLDFLMQEFNREANTLCSKAGFASLTQIGLSLKTVIDQMREQVQNVE; encoded by the coding sequence ATGACGATGCGCCAATCCATGACGGGGTTCGCTTCGGTCCAGGGCGAAGGGCTGGGCCAGCGCTGGACGTGGGAATTGCGTGGCGTGAACGGCAAGGGATTGGACCTGCGGCTGCGCCTGCCCGACGGAATCGACGGGCTCGAGGCTGCCGTGCGCAAGGCCACCTCCGACCGGCTGCAACGCGGCAACATCCAGGTTTCGCTGCGGATGCAGACAGCCGAGGACGAAGGCGCGGCGCGGCTCGACCCGGTGCAGATGGTCGCGGTTCTGGATGCCCTGGCCGAGATCGAAGCCGCCGCGATGGCGCGCGGTCTGAGCCTGGCACCATCGACCGCAAGCCAGATCGCGGGCCTGCGCGGCGTGCTGCGCAGCGACCCGCCGCAGGCCGACCCGGACGCGCTGAGCGCCGCTCTGATGGCCGACTACATCGCCGCGCTGGACGCCTTTGTCGCGATGCGCACACGCGAGGGCGCGGCGCTGAGCGTGATCCTGAGCGGGCAGATCGACGAGATCGCCGGCCTGACCGATGCCGCCGAGGCCGAACTGGCCGCGCGGCGCGACGATCAGCAGGCGCGGCTGACGGCACAACTGTCGCGCGTGCTCGACCAGGGATCGGATATGGACGAGGGCCGCATCGCCCAGGAGCTTGCGCTGATTGCCGTCAAATCGGACGTGACCGAGGAAATCGACCGGCTGCGCGCCCATGTCGACGCCGCCCGCGCGCTTCTGACCGACAGGGGAGCGGTGGGTCGCAAGCTGGATTTCCTGATGCAGGAATTCAACCGCGAGGCCAATACGCTGTGTTCAAAGGCCGGTTTCGCATCGCTCACGCAGATCGGGCTTTCGCTGAAGACGGTGATCGACCAGATGCGAGAGCAGGTTCAGAACGTGGAGTAG
- a CDS encoding gamma carbonic anhydrase family protein yields the protein MTLYALDDIAPDLADDAWAAPDANLIGRVVLEARASVWFGATLRGDNEEIRVGAGSNLQENVVCHTDMGFPLVIGPGCTIGHKVMLHGCTIGENTLIGMGATVLNGARIGRNCLIGAGALITEGKDIPDGSLVMGMPGKVVRQLDEAAINGLRASALHYQENAARFARGLRPV from the coding sequence ATGACGCTGTACGCGCTGGACGATATCGCCCCCGACCTGGCTGACGATGCCTGGGCGGCGCCGGATGCCAACCTGATCGGGCGCGTGGTGCTCGAAGCGCGCGCCTCGGTCTGGTTCGGCGCCACGCTGCGCGGCGACAACGAAGAGATCCGTGTGGGCGCGGGCAGCAACCTGCAGGAAAACGTCGTCTGCCACACCGACATGGGCTTTCCGCTGGTGATCGGGCCGGGCTGCACGATCGGCCACAAGGTGATGCTGCATGGCTGCACGATCGGGGAAAATACGCTGATCGGCATGGGCGCGACGGTTCTGAACGGCGCCCGGATCGGACGGAATTGCCTGATCGGGGCGGGCGCGCTGATCACCGAGGGCAAGGATATCCCCGACGGGTCGCTGGTGATGGGCATGCCGGGCAAGGTGGTGCGGCAACTGGACGAGGCGGCGATCAACGGATTGCGGGCCTCGGCCCTGCATTACCAGGAAAACGCGGCACGGTTCGCCCGCGGCCTTCGACCGGTCTGA
- a CDS encoding sensor histidine kinase: MQAAAEALIAGFPLPAVLIRADERIAAANEPATALLGPGMVGRHFITALRQPTLLDAIEDCLQSGEPRKTDYLTNDGRQDTTFRVSIAAVALDRGRGVLVTFEDITHLEQAGQMRRDFVANVSHELRTPLTALIGFIETLKGPARNDEVARDRFLDTMEKEAGRMNRLVQDLLSLSRVEAEERVRPTGRVDPAALIRTTLDRLSPMAMEAGVRVLADLPDSAATITGDADQLVQVVTNLVENAIKYSGRGAEVHVSLSRPVFEPRIRGDGIRITVRDTGPGIDAIHLPRLTERFYRIDTHRSREKGGTGLGLAIVKHIVNRHRGRLRVESEPGKGATFIVILPIT; this comes from the coding sequence ATGCAGGCAGCGGCCGAGGCCCTGATCGCGGGATTTCCCCTGCCAGCGGTGTTGATCCGCGCCGATGAACGCATCGCCGCGGCCAACGAACCGGCCACCGCGCTGCTGGGGCCCGGGATGGTCGGGCGGCACTTCATCACCGCCTTGCGCCAACCGACCCTGCTGGATGCGATCGAGGATTGTCTGCAGTCCGGTGAGCCGCGCAAGACCGACTACCTGACCAATGACGGGCGCCAGGACACCACGTTCCGCGTCTCCATCGCCGCGGTGGCGCTGGACCGGGGGCGCGGCGTTCTCGTGACCTTCGAGGACATCACCCACCTGGAACAGGCCGGGCAGATGCGCCGCGATTTCGTCGCCAATGTCAGCCACGAATTGCGCACGCCGCTGACAGCGCTGATCGGCTTCATCGAAACGCTCAAGGGGCCCGCGCGGAACGACGAGGTCGCGCGCGATCGTTTTCTGGACACGATGGAAAAGGAGGCCGGGCGGATGAACCGGCTGGTGCAGGACCTGCTGTCGCTCAGCCGGGTCGAGGCCGAAGAGCGCGTGCGGCCGACGGGACGGGTCGATCCGGCGGCGCTGATCCGGACCACGCTTGACCGGCTGAGCCCGATGGCGATGGAGGCCGGCGTGAGGGTTCTAGCCGACTTGCCCGACAGCGCCGCGACGATCACCGGCGATGCCGACCAGTTGGTCCAGGTCGTGACGAACCTGGTCGAGAACGCGATCAAGTATTCCGGACGCGGCGCCGAGGTGCATGTGAGCCTGAGCCGGCCCGTTTTCGAGCCGCGCATCCGCGGCGACGGCATCCGCATCACCGTCCGCGATACCGGCCCCGGTATCGACGCGATCCACCTGCCGCGACTGACCGAACGATTCTACCGGATCGACACCCACCGGTCGCGCGAGAAGGGCGGAACCGGACTGGGCCTTGCCATCGTCAAGCATATCGTGAACCGCCACCGCGGCCGGCTGCGGGTGGAAAGCGAGCCCGGCAAGGGCGCCACGTTCATCGTGATCTTGCCGATCACTTGA
- a CDS encoding class II 3-deoxy-7-phosphoheptulonate synthase, with translation MTEWQKSNWRAKPRVQMPEYTDAEALSAAEAQLAKYPPLVFAGEARRLKRALGAASRGEAFLLQGGDCAESFEQFSADAIRDTFKVMLQMAMVLTYGAKVPVVKVGRMAGQFAKPRSAPTEVVNGVELPSYRGDIINELAFTPDARIPDPRKMLQAYTQAAATLNLLRAFSTGGYADVHQVHSWTLGFIEGENAERYRDMANRISDTLDFMRAAGVDSDRSHTLQTVDFYTSHESLLLEYEEALCRLDSTSGKWLAGSGHMIWIGDRTRQPDGAHVEFARGVLNPIGLKCGPTTTAEDLKVLMAKLNPENEAGKLTLIARFGAGKVGEHLPRLIKAVQEEGANVVWVCDPMHGNTIKSATGYKTRPFEQVLREVRDFFGVHAAEGTIPGGVHFEMTGLDVTECTGGVRDVTEEDLSDRYHTACDPRLNASQSLELAFLVAEELVKRRDNAAAAASA, from the coding sequence ATGACCGAGTGGCAGAAATCGAACTGGCGCGCCAAGCCGCGGGTTCAGATGCCCGAATATACGGATGCAGAAGCGCTGAGCGCCGCAGAGGCCCAGCTTGCCAAATATCCGCCGCTGGTCTTCGCAGGCGAAGCGCGCCGGCTGAAGCGCGCCCTTGGTGCGGCGTCGCGCGGCGAGGCGTTCCTGCTGCAGGGCGGCGATTGCGCCGAAAGCTTCGAGCAGTTCAGCGCCGATGCGATCCGCGACACCTTCAAGGTGATGCTGCAGATGGCGATGGTTCTGACCTACGGCGCCAAGGTGCCGGTGGTGAAGGTGGGCCGCATGGCCGGCCAGTTCGCCAAGCCGCGCAGCGCACCGACCGAGGTGGTGAACGGCGTCGAGCTTCCCAGCTATCGCGGCGACATCATCAACGAACTGGCGTTTACGCCGGATGCGCGCATTCCCGACCCGCGCAAGATGCTGCAGGCCTATACCCAGGCGGCAGCCACGCTGAACCTGCTGCGGGCCTTTTCGACCGGTGGCTATGCCGACGTGCACCAGGTGCATTCCTGGACCCTGGGTTTCATCGAGGGCGAAAACGCCGAGCGTTACCGCGACATGGCCAACCGCATCAGCGACACGCTGGACTTCATGCGCGCAGCCGGCGTCGACAGCGACCGCTCGCACACGCTGCAGACAGTGGATTTCTACACCAGCCATGAATCGTTGCTGCTGGAATACGAAGAGGCGCTGTGCCGGCTCGACAGCACCTCGGGCAAGTGGCTGGCAGGGTCGGGTCACATGATCTGGATCGGCGACCGCACGCGCCAGCCGGACGGCGCCCATGTGGAGTTCGCCCGCGGTGTGCTGAACCCGATCGGCCTGAAATGCGGCCCCACCACCACGGCCGAGGACCTCAAGGTCTTGATGGCCAAACTGAACCCCGAAAACGAGGCGGGCAAGCTGACGCTGATCGCCCGGTTCGGGGCCGGCAAGGTGGGCGAACACCTGCCGCGGCTGATCAAGGCAGTGCAGGAAGAAGGCGCCAACGTGGTCTGGGTCTGCGATCCGATGCACGGCAACACGATCAAGTCGGCCACGGGCTACAAGACACGGCCGTTCGAGCAGGTGCTGCGCGAAGTGCGCGACTTCTTCGGCGTGCACGCGGCCGAGGGCACGATCCCCGGTGGCGTGCATTTCGAGATGACGGGCCTCGATGTCACCGAGTGCACCGGCGGCGTGCGCGACGTGACCGAAGAGGATCTGTCCGACCGTTACCACACCGCCTGCGACCCACGGCTGAACGCCTCGCAGTCGCTGGAACTGGCGTTTCTGGTGGCCGAGGAACTGGTCAAGCGCCGCGACAACGCCGCGGCCGCAGCCAGCGCCTGA
- a CDS encoding PAS domain-containing protein, with translation MSVDDTTDTAPRRGVISMLRRSAERQAAPLRLVERYWASLRGADAVPLRSQIDPRAIEGALDCAFLAERIAPNHARLRVAGRHLTDLMGMDVSGMPLSTLIAPQDRDGFGASLGRVFADPAVLRVSLRGEGGFGKPRLDAEMVVLPLRSDFGEVSRAIGVVATTGRIGRTPRRFRVDASEIVPAFGALSDSPATTETTPQTEPLRGLSEAHAPFRPAKPYLRVVVSND, from the coding sequence ATGTCAGTCGACGACACAACCGACACCGCGCCGCGCCGCGGGGTGATTTCGATGCTCAGGCGCAGTGCCGAACGACAGGCCGCGCCGCTGCGGCTGGTCGAGCGGTACTGGGCAAGCCTGCGCGGCGCCGATGCGGTGCCCTTGCGCAGCCAGATCGATCCGCGCGCGATCGAAGGCGCACTGGATTGCGCATTTCTCGCCGAGCGGATCGCGCCCAACCATGCCCGGCTGCGCGTGGCCGGGCGGCACTTGACCGACCTGATGGGGATGGACGTGTCGGGGATGCCCCTGTCGACACTGATTGCGCCCCAGGATCGGGACGGCTTTGGCGCATCGCTGGGCCGGGTCTTTGCCGACCCGGCGGTGCTTCGGGTGTCGCTGCGCGGCGAAGGCGGGTTCGGCAAGCCTCGCCTCGACGCCGAGATGGTGGTGCTTCCGCTGCGGTCGGATTTCGGCGAAGTCAGCCGGGCCATCGGCGTCGTGGCGACCACGGGCCGGATCGGACGCACGCCGCGGCGGTTTCGCGTCGATGCATCCGAGATCGTGCCGGCTTTCGGCGCCTTGTCCGACAGCCCCGCCACGACCGAGACGACGCCTCAGACCGAACCGTTGCGGGGCCTGTCCGAAGCGCATGCACCGTTTCGACCTGCCAAACCCTATCTGCGGGTCGTGGTGTCGAACGATTGA
- a CDS encoding trans-sulfuration enzyme family protein → MKKTIQRPVVPPASVSTPVVSPIYPSVVYASDDPDGLDAQYEGGAAGYTYAREGHPNADLLARRIDALEGCSGGIVLGSGMAAVAAVLLGLCGAGDHVVGGNQLYGRSLRLMAEDLPRLGIATTLADPTDMAAVEAALRPETRLVLIEVVSNPTLRVADIEGIARLCRDRGVLLAVDNTFTTPLAVRPFALGADIVLHSVTKLLAGHSDVTLGWVAARDPDLAVRMRVFAVTTGMTPSPFDCWLAERGLATFALRFDAAQRNAAALADWLAGQAGVRRVLYPTRADHPDHNRAAALLGGQGCNMVSFEVAGGRKAANALARAADGVAFAPTLGDVGTTLSHAASSSHRALSPEARAAIGITEGFFRVSVGLEPLDALKTTFAAGLAAARDA, encoded by the coding sequence ATGAAGAAAACGATCCAGCGCCCCGTCGTGCCACCCGCCAGCGTGTCGACGCCGGTCGTATCGCCGATCTATCCTTCGGTGGTCTATGCCTCGGACGACCCCGACGGGCTTGACGCGCAATACGAAGGCGGCGCGGCGGGCTATACCTATGCCCGCGAGGGCCACCCCAATGCCGATCTGCTGGCGCGCAGGATCGACGCGCTGGAGGGATGTTCCGGCGGCATCGTGCTTGGTTCGGGCATGGCGGCCGTGGCCGCGGTCTTGCTGGGTCTGTGCGGGGCAGGGGACCACGTGGTGGGCGGCAACCAACTGTATGGCCGGTCGCTGCGGTTGATGGCGGAAGACCTGCCGCGGCTGGGGATCGCCACGACACTGGCCGATCCGACGGACATGGCCGCGGTCGAGGCGGCGCTGCGGCCCGAAACCAGGCTGGTGCTGATCGAGGTCGTGTCGAACCCGACGCTGCGGGTGGCCGATATCGAAGGCATCGCGCGTCTGTGCCGCGACCGCGGTGTGCTGCTGGCGGTCGACAACACCTTTACCACGCCGCTGGCGGTGCGGCCGTTCGCGTTGGGTGCAGACATCGTGCTGCATTCGGTGACCAAGCTGCTGGCGGGTCATTCCGATGTCACGCTGGGCTGGGTGGCGGCGCGCGATCCCGACCTCGCCGTGCGGATGCGGGTCTTTGCGGTGACCACCGGCATGACGCCCAGCCCGTTCGATTGCTGGCTGGCCGAACGCGGTCTGGCGACTTTTGCCCTGCGCTTCGACGCCGCGCAGCGCAACGCCGCGGCGCTGGCGGACTGGCTGGCCGGGCAGGCGGGCGTGCGCCGCGTGTTGTATCCGACCCGCGCCGACCACCCCGACCACAATCGCGCGGCGGCGCTTTTGGGCGGGCAGGGCTGCAACATGGTCAGCTTTGAAGTGGCGGGCGGGCGCAAGGCGGCAAACGCGCTGGCGCGGGCGGCGGATGGTGTCGCCTTTGCACCGACCTTGGGCGATGTCGGCACCACGCTCAGCCACGCTGCCTCGTCCTCGCACCGGGCGCTGAGCCCCGAGGCCCGCGCCGCGATCGGCATCACCGAAGGCTTCTTCCGCGTGTCGGTCGGGCTGGAGCCGCTGGACGCCTTGAAAACCACGTTCGCCGCCGGTCTGGCCGCGGCGCGAGACGCCTGA